The Oryzias melastigma strain HK-1 linkage group LG3, ASM292280v2, whole genome shotgun sequence genome contains a region encoding:
- the lrrc4cb gene encoding leucine-rich repeat-containing protein 4C produces MPNTMISSLQHQTMRGHRLKGALSNPLFVLLLALHILVVAGLVRAQTCPSVCSCSNQFSKVICTRRGLRDVPDGISTNTRYLNLQDNLIQVIKVDSFKHLRHLEILQLSKNHIRSIEIGAFNGLASLNTLELFDNRLTTIPNGAFEYLSKLKELWLRNNPIESIPSYAFNRVPSLRRLDLGELKRLSYISELAFKDLSNLRYLNLGMCNLKEIPNIIPLVKLEELEMSGNQLTIVKPSSFTGLANLQKLWMMHSQVQTIERNSFDDLQSLVELNLAHNNLTFLPHDLFTPLHHLERVHLHHNPWNCNCDILWLSWWLKETVPANTSCCARCHTPSVFKGRYIGELDHSYFQCDVPVIVEPPSDLNVTEGMGAELKCRTNSMTSISWLTPNGSMVTHGAYKVRLSVLNDGTLNFTSVTMQDTGTYTCMVSNTAGNISASAVLNVTSVENNGVTYFTTVTVETIETPGDDSQTPLPPFGWVSSSTTKGPPVSTRTTEWTYIIPVTSTDGEGALNGLDEVMKTTKIIIGCFVAITLMAAVLLVIFYKMRKQHNQQDPDGPASSMEVITVEEELAGVAAMERHLSLPPLEHYNHYNTYKSTYHHPPMLSTIHSSATQEPLLIQACSKDNVQETQI; encoded by the coding sequence ATGCCGAACACAATGATTTCCTCCCTCCAGCACCAGACAATGAGAGGTCATAGACTGAAGGGGGCATTGTCAAACCCCCTTTTCGTGCTGCTTTTGGCCCTTCACATCCTGGTGGTGGCTGGGCTGGTCCGCGCTCAGACCTGCCCATCAGTCTGCTCATGCAGCAACCAATTCAGCAAAGTCATATGTACTCGCCGGGGTCTACGGGATGTCCCAGATGGCATTTCCACCAACACTCGCTACCTGAACCTTCAGGATAATCTCATTCAGGTCATCAAAGTGGACAGCTTCAAACATCTACGTCATCTGGAAATTCTACAGCTGAGTAAGAACCACATTCGCAGCATTGAAATTGGCGCCTTTAACGGCCTTGCCAGTCTCAACACTTTGGAGTTGTTTGACAACCGACTAACGACAATCCCTAATGGAGCGTTTGAGTACTTGTCTAAACTGAAGGAATTGTGGCTACGAAACAACCCCATCGAAAGTATACCATCTTATGCCTTCAATCGAGTTCCATCGCTTCGGAGGTTAGATCTTGGTGAGCTCAAACGTTTGTCCTACATTTCTGAGTTGGCTTTCAAAGACTTGAGTAACCTGCGCTACCTGAACCTGGGAATGTGCAACCTTAAGGAAATACCCAACATCATACCTTTAGTTAAACTGGAAGAGCTGGAAATGTCCGGAAACCAACTCACTATAGTGAAGCCCAGCTCGTTCACAGGGTTAGCAAATCTCCAGAAGCTGTGGATGATGCACTCCCAGGTCCAGACCATTGAGAGGAACTCCTTTGATGACCTTCAATCACTGGTGGAGCTCAACTTGGCTCACAACAACCTCACCTTTCTACCACATGACCTCTTCACACCATTGCACCACCTGGAGAGAGTCCATCTCCATCACAACCCTTGGAACTGCAACTGTGATATTCTGTGGCTCAGCTGGTGGCTCAAGGAAACTGTACCTGCCAATACCAGCTGCTGTGCACGCTGCCACACTCCTTCGGTCTTTAAAGGTCGCTACATCGGGGAGCTGGACCACAGCTACTTCCAGTGTGATGTTCCTGTTATTGTGGAGCCACCCAGCGACTTGAATGTGACAGAAGGCATGGGAGCCGAGCTAAAATGCCGTACAAACTCCATGACCTCCATCAGCTGGCTCACACCAAATGGCTCTATGGTGACGCATGGAGCATATAAAGTACGTTTGTCTGTACTCAATGACGGGACGCTGAACTTCACTAGCGTCACAATGCAGGACACTGGGACCTACACCTGCATGGTTAGCAACACAGCGGGCAACATTTCTGCTTCTGCTGTGCTTAATGTCACTTCTGTGGAAAACAACGGGGTGACCTATTTCACCACAGTCACCGTGGAGACCATTGAAACCCCTGGGGATGATAGCCAAACACCACTCCCCCCATTTGGCTGGGTGTCATCCTCAACTACAAAGGGTCCGCCTGTTTCAACAAGGACCACAGAGTGGACTTACATCATTCCAGTTACTTCTACGGACGGAGAGGGTGCCCTGAATGGCCTGGACGAGGTCATGAAAACAACCAAGATCATCATCGGCTGCTTTGTGGCCATCACGCTGATGGCTGCCGTTCTGTTGGTTATTTTCTACAAGATGAGGAAGCAGCATAACCAGCAGGACCCGGATGGTCCCGCCTCCTCCATGGAGGTCATTACTGTGGAAGAAGAGCTTGCAGGTGTTGCTGCCATGGAGAGACACCTATCGCTGCCCCCTTTGGAGCACTACAACCACTACAACACATACAAGAGCACTTATCACCACCCTCCTATGCTCAGTACCATACACAGCTCAGCCACACAGGAACCGTTATTGATTCAAGCCTGCTCTAAAGACAATGTGCAAGAGACCCAAATCTGA